The Agrobacterium vitis genome has a segment encoding these proteins:
- the crcB gene encoding fluoride efflux transporter CrcB translates to MKDVIYVALGGAVGSVLRYWIGIVTIRLFGPFLPWGTFSVNIIGSFCIGLFAEMIARKFDASADLRMLLITGLLGGFTTFSAFMLDTVSLAERGDLLWPAFYVAASIGFGVGAVFAGLAVGRWLF, encoded by the coding sequence ATGAAGGACGTGATATATGTTGCCCTTGGTGGCGCGGTCGGGTCGGTCTTGCGATATTGGATCGGCATCGTCACAATCAGGCTGTTCGGTCCGTTTCTTCCCTGGGGTACGTTTTCGGTCAATATCATCGGGTCTTTCTGCATCGGATTGTTTGCCGAAATGATCGCCCGCAAGTTTGATGCGTCAGCCGATCTGCGCATGCTGCTGATCACCGGTCTTCTCGGCGGCTTCACCACGTTTTCGGCCTTCATGCTGGATACGGTCAGCCTGGCGGAACGCGGCGACCTTCTCTGGCCGGCCTTTTATGTGGCGGCCAGTATCGGCTTTGGCGTTGGCGCGGTGTTTGCGGGACTTGCCGTGGGACGTTGGCTTTTCTGA
- a CDS encoding copper chaperone PCu(A)C, with translation MTKTFLASAIVIMLAASGAASEEMDHAAMTAKGDMAAPAQVITATLGSLKISDGYLKAMIPGQPVGGGFVTINNTGSVEDKLIAISSPRAMRVELHEMVMQGTIMKMRKIPDGFAIAPGATLKMEPGGYHLMFMGVQMPFKANQTIPVTLTFEKAGTLELAMPVVTIRGK, from the coding sequence ATGACCAAGACATTTTTAGCTTCAGCCATTGTCATCATGCTTGCCGCCAGCGGGGCTGCGTCAGAAGAAATGGATCATGCCGCCATGACGGCAAAGGGCGATATGGCCGCGCCCGCGCAGGTGATTACCGCGACACTTGGATCGCTTAAGATCAGCGATGGCTATTTGAAAGCGATGATCCCGGGCCAGCCCGTCGGCGGTGGTTTCGTAACGATCAACAATACCGGCTCCGTGGAAGATAAGCTGATTGCAATCTCATCGCCGCGTGCCATGCGGGTGGAATTGCATGAAATGGTCATGCAAGGCACGATCATGAAAATGAGAAAAATACCAGATGGTTTTGCCATTGCCCCAGGCGCCACATTGAAAATGGAACCGGGCGGTTACCATCTGATGTTCATGGGTGTGCAGATGCCATTCAAGGCGAACCAGACTATACCGGTAACGTTAACCTTCGAGAAGGCCGGAACGCTCGAACTGGCGATGCCCGTGGTGACGATACGCGGCAAGTAA
- the gcvP gene encoding aminomethyl-transferring glycine dehydrogenase — MTTPTEFQFTDYQPYDFANRRHIGPSPAEMDEMLKTVGYDSLDGLIAATVPASIRQSAPLVWGQAMSEREALDKLRETANKNKALTSLIGQGYYGTITPPVIQRNILENPAWYTAYTPYQPEISQGRLEALLNFQTMICDLTGLDVANASLLDEATAAAEAMAMAERVAKSKAKAFFVDANCHPQTIAVIQTRAEPLGWGVVIGNPFTDLNPGEVFGALFQYPGTHGHVSDFTPLINALHNAQAIAAVAADPLALLLLKSPGEMGADIAIGSSQRFGVPVGYGGPHAAYMAVKDAIKRSMPGRLVGVSVDSRGNRAYRLSLQTREQHIRREKATSNICTAQVLLAVMASMYAVFHGPQGLKAIAQQVHQKTVLLAKGLEKLGFTIEPETFFDTITLEVGHMQGLILRAAVAEGVNLRKVGTTKIGISLDERTRPATLEAVWRAFGGNFAVGDFTPDYRLPTSLLRTSQYLTHPIFHMNRAESEMTRYIRRLSDRDLALDRAMIPLGSCTMKLNATAEMLPITWPEFSDIHPFAPADQALGYKEMIDDLSEKLCAVTGYDAISMQPNSGAQGEYAGLLTIRNYHIAKGDTHRTVCLIPTSAHGTNPASAQMAGMLVVPVKALDNGDVDLADFRTKAEQHSANLSCCMITYPSTHGVFEETVREICEITHAHGGQVYLDGANMNAMVGISRPGDIGSDVSHLNLHKTFCIPHGGGGPGMGPIGVKAHLTPYLPGHVETDGRPGAVSAAPYGSPSILPISWSYCLMMGGEGLTQATKVAILNANYIAARLTGAYDVLYTSASGRVAHECIIDTRPLADSAGVTVDDVAKRLIDCGFHAPTMSWPVAGTLMIEPTESETKAELDRFCTAMLAIREEARAIEEGRMDKTNNPLKNAPHTVEDLVGEWDRPYSRDQACYPPGAFRVDKYWSSVNRVDNVYGDRNLVCTCPPMSEYAEAAE; from the coding sequence ATGACCACGCCCACAGAATTTCAGTTTACCGATTACCAGCCCTATGATTTTGCCAATCGTCGCCACATCGGCCCCTCTCCGGCTGAAATGGACGAGATGCTGAAGACCGTGGGTTATGACAGCCTCGACGGGCTGATTGCCGCTACCGTTCCCGCCTCAATCCGCCAATCCGCGCCGCTAGTGTGGGGCCAGGCCATGAGCGAGCGCGAAGCGCTGGACAAGCTGCGCGAAACCGCCAACAAAAACAAAGCACTGACCTCGCTGATCGGTCAGGGCTATTACGGCACCATCACGCCGCCCGTCATCCAGCGCAACATTCTGGAAAACCCGGCCTGGTACACCGCCTATACGCCTTACCAGCCGGAAATCTCCCAAGGACGCTTGGAAGCGCTGCTCAACTTCCAGACCATGATCTGCGATCTGACCGGGCTGGACGTGGCCAACGCATCCTTGCTGGATGAGGCAACCGCTGCTGCCGAAGCCATGGCGATGGCAGAACGCGTAGCAAAATCCAAGGCCAAGGCCTTCTTTGTCGATGCCAATTGCCATCCGCAGACCATTGCCGTGATCCAGACCCGCGCCGAGCCTTTGGGCTGGGGGGTGGTGATTGGCAATCCCTTCACCGATCTCAACCCCGGCGAAGTGTTTGGCGCATTGTTTCAATATCCCGGCACGCACGGCCATGTCAGCGATTTTACCCCGCTGATCAATGCGCTCCACAACGCCCAAGCCATTGCCGCTGTGGCCGCTGATCCGCTGGCTCTGCTCCTGCTGAAATCCCCCGGTGAAATGGGTGCCGATATTGCCATCGGTTCCAGCCAGCGCTTTGGCGTTCCCGTGGGTTATGGTGGACCACATGCTGCCTATATGGCGGTGAAGGATGCCATCAAGCGTTCCATGCCGGGCCGTCTTGTCGGCGTGTCGGTGGATTCACGCGGCAACCGCGCCTATCGCCTGTCGCTCCAGACGCGCGAGCAGCATATCCGCCGCGAAAAGGCCACCTCCAACATCTGCACGGCCCAAGTGCTGCTGGCGGTGATGGCCTCAATGTATGCGGTGTTCCATGGTCCGCAAGGCTTGAAGGCCATTGCCCAGCAGGTGCATCAGAAAACCGTTCTGCTGGCCAAAGGCTTGGAAAAGCTTGGCTTTACCATTGAGCCAGAAACCTTCTTCGACACCATCACGCTGGAAGTGGGCCATATGCAGGGCCTGATCCTACGGGCGGCAGTGGCTGAAGGCGTCAACTTGCGCAAAGTCGGCACGACAAAAATCGGCATCTCGCTGGATGAGCGCACCCGCCCTGCCACGCTGGAAGCCGTGTGGCGCGCCTTTGGCGGCAATTTCGCCGTGGGAGATTTCACACCCGATTATCGCCTGCCCACCAGCCTGCTGCGCACCAGCCAATATCTGACCCACCCGATCTTCCACATGAACCGCGCGGAAAGCGAAATGACACGCTACATCCGCCGTCTGTCAGACCGCGATCTGGCGCTTGACCGGGCGATGATTCCGCTTGGCTCCTGCACCATGAAGCTGAACGCCACAGCCGAAATGCTGCCGATCACTTGGCCGGAATTTTCCGACATCCACCCCTTTGCCCCAGCCGATCAGGCCTTGGGCTATAAGGAAATGATCGACGATCTCTCGGAAAAGCTCTGCGCCGTCACGGGTTATGATGCGATTTCGATGCAGCCAAACTCTGGCGCGCAAGGCGAATATGCGGGTCTTTTGACCATCCGCAACTATCACATTGCCAAGGGTGATACGCACCGCACCGTCTGCCTCATTCCAACATCGGCCCATGGCACCAACCCGGCATCCGCCCAGATGGCGGGGATGCTGGTTGTTCCGGTGAAGGCGCTGGACAATGGCGACGTGGATCTGGCCGATTTCCGCACTAAAGCAGAGCAGCACTCCGCAAACCTGTCTTGCTGCATGATCACCTACCCCTCCACCCACGGCGTGTTTGAAGAAACCGTGCGGGAAATCTGCGAGATCACCCACGCCCATGGCGGACAGGTCTATCTCGACGGCGCCAATATGAACGCCATGGTCGGCATTTCCCGCCCCGGCGATATTGGCTCGGACGTTTCCCACCTCAACCTGCACAAAACCTTCTGCATTCCGCACGGCGGCGGTGGTCCGGGCATGGGGCCGATTGGCGTCAAAGCCCATCTCACGCCTTACCTGCCCGGCCATGTGGAAACCGATGGTCGCCCCGGTGCTGTGTCAGCCGCCCCTTACGGCTCACCCTCGATTCTGCCAATCAGCTGGTCCTATTGCCTGATGATGGGTGGCGAAGGCCTGACACAAGCCACCAAGGTCGCCATCCTCAACGCCAACTACATCGCCGCCCGCCTGACCGGGGCCTATGATGTACTCTACACCTCGGCCTCAGGCCGGGTGGCGCACGAGTGCATCATCGACACCCGCCCGCTGGCCGACAGCGCTGGCGTAACCGTGGATGACGTTGCCAAACGCCTGATCGATTGCGGCTTCCACGCCCCCACCATGAGCTGGCCGGTGGCTGGCACGCTGATGATTGAGCCAACAGAATCGGAAACCAAAGCCGAACTGGACCGCTTCTGCACAGCCATGCTGGCAATCCGCGAAGAAGCCCGCGCCATTGAAGAAGGCCGGATGGACAAGACCAACAACCCGCTGAAAAATGCACCGCATACGGTGGAAGATCTGGTTGGCGAATGGGATCGTCCCTACAGCCGCGATCAGGCCTGTTACCCACCGGGCGCATTCCGCGTGGACAAATACTGGTCCTCCGTCAACCGCGTGGACAACGTCTACGGCGACCGCAATCTGGTCTGCACCTGCCCGCCGATGAGCGAGTATGCTGAGGCGGCTGAGTAA
- the folP gene encoding dihydropteroate synthase: MKISTQQWRLAHGRSLTLGSQARLMAIVNVTPDSFSDGGAHSSRDEALRFALQCLEDGADILDIGGESTRPGAEAVSAAEEQDRILPVIETLARDTDALISVDTYRAETARLALAAGAHIINDVHGLQREPEIADVAAAAGAGLCIMHTGRGRDVLADPIADQRLFFERSLAIARNAAVAAETIVLDPGFGFAKETVEANIGLMARCNELLDLGYPLLVGTSRKRFLGTLTGRDAAGRDAATAASSVLLRLQGAAIFRVHDVRTNRDALAVADAMLTMAPDDGPAAQARLREGRIDG; the protein is encoded by the coding sequence GTGAAGATCTCAACTCAGCAATGGCGCCTGGCCCATGGCCGCAGCCTGACGCTCGGGTCTCAGGCCCGCCTGATGGCGATCGTCAACGTCACCCCGGATTCGTTTTCCGATGGCGGCGCCCATTCCAGCCGTGACGAGGCCCTGCGCTTTGCGCTGCAATGTCTCGAGGATGGCGCCGATATCCTCGATATCGGTGGCGAATCGACGAGGCCGGGGGCGGAGGCCGTCTCCGCCGCTGAGGAGCAGGACCGCATCCTGCCGGTCATCGAAACCCTGGCGCGCGACACCGACGCGCTGATCTCGGTGGATACCTATCGGGCCGAGACGGCGCGGCTGGCGCTGGCCGCCGGTGCCCATATCATCAACGATGTGCATGGCTTGCAGCGCGAGCCGGAGATTGCCGATGTGGCTGCCGCAGCCGGGGCAGGGCTCTGCATCATGCATACCGGTCGGGGCCGCGACGTGCTGGCCGATCCGATTGCCGATCAGCGGCTGTTTTTCGAACGCTCGCTTGCTATCGCCCGGAATGCAGCTGTAGCAGCAGAGACGATTGTGCTCGATCCCGGCTTCGGCTTTGCCAAGGAAACCGTGGAGGCCAATATCGGTCTGATGGCGCGTTGCAATGAATTGCTCGATCTGGGCTATCCGCTGTTGGTGGGGACGTCGCGCAAGCGCTTCCTCGGCACATTGACCGGACGCGACGCCGCGGGGCGTGATGCGGCAACGGCGGCAAGCTCGGTTCTGCTAAGACTACAGGGGGCTGCCATATTCAGAGTACATGATGTAAGGACAAATCGCGATGCCCTGGCAGTGGCGGATGCAATGCTAACCATGGCCCCCGATGACGGGCCCGCCGCGCAGGCGCGGCTGCGGGAAGGACGGATCGATGGCTGA
- a CDS encoding M10 family metallopeptidase C-terminal domain-containing protein, with translation MTFFWFLARLLFILLGLQMSLTGIGFRESAEAIKTLDLIDGSDKNFTVYAQSSTEDGSETYVTNITATELEQATNDIDDDLVNREFASLYVNGDYADSWISSIGFHNFVFDDIGAVLVVTVEDDYKTSFAQYGVTNFITYDPSSTEDWVFVASDSHGSGDNANAINGGNATESRSAESFAGADFTLSNGWDLAYGGTLNDMFRLGLYSVGDDIVYGGGGQDTVDYSGETQDLTITFTGVVSSSGEKFWKVSGDGEFSQSGGNQSYYTYDDKLFSIENITGGSGNDTITAGEDANTLNGSEGDDILAGGAGDDYLIGGAGADIFVFSSSAQGADWIEDFTVNEDRIDISDITSFDDFSDVIAIAEELDGTTWLKFDETNSIRLQNVALHSLSANDFMLA, from the coding sequence ATGACGTTTTTCTGGTTTCTGGCTCGATTGCTGTTTATCCTACTTGGTTTGCAGATGAGCTTAACAGGAATTGGGTTTCGAGAGAGTGCTGAAGCGATAAAGACCCTTGACCTCATTGATGGGTCAGACAAGAATTTTACCGTTTACGCGCAAAGCTCTACGGAAGATGGTTCGGAAACCTACGTCACGAACATCACGGCAACGGAGCTTGAGCAAGCAACCAATGATATTGATGATGATTTAGTTAACCGTGAATTCGCCTCTCTTTATGTAAATGGTGACTATGCGGATAGTTGGATTTCTAGTATTGGTTTTCATAATTTTGTATTTGATGATATTGGAGCTGTTCTTGTTGTTACTGTTGAAGATGACTATAAGACGTCCTTCGCCCAGTACGGCGTTACAAATTTCATAACTTATGATCCGTCATCTACCGAAGACTGGGTTTTTGTCGCCAGTGATTCGCACGGTAGTGGCGATAATGCTAACGCAATCAATGGTGGCAACGCTACAGAAAGTAGGTCAGCAGAAAGTTTTGCCGGGGCTGATTTCACTCTCAGCAATGGATGGGATCTCGCTTATGGCGGCACTTTGAACGATATGTTTCGCTTAGGCTTGTACAGCGTTGGTGACGATATTGTATATGGCGGTGGCGGTCAGGATACCGTTGATTATAGTGGCGAAACGCAAGATTTGACCATTACCTTTACCGGAGTTGTTTCCTCAAGCGGGGAAAAATTTTGGAAAGTGAGTGGTGACGGTGAATTCTCTCAGTCGGGAGGAAATCAAAGTTATTATACCTACGATGACAAACTTTTCAGCATTGAAAATATCACTGGAGGAAGTGGAAACGATACCATCACTGCTGGAGAAGATGCTAACACTTTGAATGGCTCCGAAGGTGATGATATCCTCGCCGGAGGAGCGGGTGATGATTATCTGATCGGCGGCGCGGGCGCAGATATCTTCGTTTTCAGTTCTTCGGCTCAAGGCGCAGACTGGATTGAAGACTTCACTGTCAATGAGGATCGTATTGATATTTCTGATATCACCTCGTTCGACGATTTTTCTGACGTAATTGCAATTGCCGAGGAATTGGATGGAACGACTTGGTTGAAGTTCGATGAAACGAATTCCATACGCCTGCAAAATGTTGCGCTACATAGTCTTTCAGCCAATGATTTCATGTTGGCTTGA
- a CDS encoding Hpt domain-containing protein: protein MAAVNIAFEAPEVQSGLSPSKARPIDLVHLATQTMGDKALEIEVLQMFAKQARSCLQGLANASADPVAIAHRLKGAASAVGAFKVAEAAAEVEGKGPDAARIAAITATVVEAEHFILKLCRI, encoded by the coding sequence ATGGCTGCCGTCAACATCGCTTTCGAAGCTCCAGAAGTACAATCCGGACTGAGCCCGTCCAAGGCAAGGCCGATCGATCTGGTCCATCTTGCCACGCAGACCATGGGCGATAAGGCCTTGGAAATCGAGGTTTTGCAGATGTTTGCAAAGCAGGCGCGCAGTTGTCTGCAGGGTCTCGCCAATGCGTCCGCTGATCCGGTTGCCATCGCCCATCGCCTGAAGGGTGCGGCCAGCGCCGTCGGCGCCTTCAAGGTGGCAGAAGCGGCTGCCGAAGTCGAAGGCAAAGGCCCCGATGCAGCCCGGATTGCGGCAATTACCGCAACTGTGGTTGAAGCCGAGCATTTCATTCTGAAGCTTTGCCGTATCTGA
- the gcvT gene encoding glycine cleavage system aminomethyltransferase GcvT, producing the protein MDDHLALKRTPLYDLHLSLGARMVPFAGYDMPVQYPAGVLKEHLHTRANAGLFDVSHMGQVLLKPKSGKVEDAALALETLVPVDILALKEGRQRYGFFTNAEGGILDDLMITNRGDHLFVVVNAACKDVDIAHMRAHLADSCTIEVLEDRALLALQGPRAEAVLGELWAGVSGMKFMDVREIPLLDTLCIVSRSGYSGEDGFEISVPADKAEALAKVLLDHPDCQPIGLGARDSLRLEAGLCLYGNDIDTTTSPVEGAIEWGIQKARRADGDREGGFPGAERILAELANGTSRRRVGLKPEGKAPVRGHSKLFADAEGKVEVGEVTSGGFGPTVEGPVAMGYVLADHANVGTQLFTEVRGKYLPVAVATLPFITPTYKR; encoded by the coding sequence TTGGACGACCATCTCGCCCTCAAACGCACCCCCCTTTATGATCTTCACCTGTCGCTTGGTGCCCGCATGGTGCCATTTGCTGGCTATGATATGCCGGTGCAATATCCCGCCGGCGTGTTGAAAGAGCATTTGCACACCCGCGCCAACGCAGGCCTGTTTGATGTGTCCCACATGGGGCAAGTGCTGCTCAAGCCAAAATCCGGCAAGGTGGAAGATGCGGCGCTTGCGCTGGAAACGCTGGTTCCAGTCGATATTCTGGCCCTCAAAGAAGGTCGCCAGCGCTATGGCTTTTTTACCAATGCTGAAGGCGGCATTCTGGATGATCTGATGATCACCAATCGCGGCGATCATTTGTTTGTGGTGGTCAATGCGGCCTGCAAGGATGTCGATATTGCCCATATGCGGGCGCATCTTGCGGATAGCTGCACCATTGAGGTTCTGGAAGACCGCGCCCTTCTGGCGCTGCAAGGCCCGCGTGCGGAGGCGGTGTTGGGAGAGCTTTGGGCTGGCGTCTCCGGCATGAAGTTTATGGATGTGCGCGAAATTCCGCTTTTGGATACGCTCTGCATCGTCTCGCGCTCTGGCTATTCCGGTGAGGATGGCTTTGAAATCTCTGTGCCAGCGGATAAGGCCGAAGCGCTTGCCAAAGTGCTGCTGGATCATCCGGATTGTCAGCCGATTGGCCTTGGCGCCCGCGATTCCCTGCGGCTGGAAGCTGGCCTTTGCCTCTATGGCAACGACATCGATACCACCACCAGCCCGGTAGAAGGCGCGATTGAATGGGGCATTCAAAAGGCCCGCCGCGCTGACGGTGATCGCGAAGGTGGCTTTCCCGGCGCGGAGCGCATTTTGGCGGAATTGGCCAACGGAACCTCACGCCGTCGCGTTGGCCTGAAGCCCGAAGGCAAAGCCCCTGTGCGCGGCCATTCCAAACTGTTTGCTGATGCGGAAGGCAAGGTTGAGGTTGGCGAAGTCACCTCTGGTGGCTTTGGCCCCACGGTCGAAGGCCCCGTTGCCATGGGCTATGTCCTTGCAGACCATGCCAATGTTGGCACCCAGCTTTTTACAGAAGTGCGCGGCAAATATCTGCCTGTTGCTGTTGCCACCCTGCCCTTCATCACACCCACCTACAAACGCTAA
- the folK gene encoding 2-amino-4-hydroxy-6-hydroxymethyldihydropteridine diphosphokinase — MAAALKALDERPDCTVLAVSRLYRTPPWGKLDQADFFNSCALVSTTLPPSALLSVCLELERVMKRERRERWGPRTLDIDILLYGEQNIEEDHLSIPHPRMVQRAFVLQPLCDIGSALVVEGRMVADWLGQADTHDIVVADTDPLWWKRADTWSLSGSH; from the coding sequence ATGGCAGCCGCATTGAAAGCCCTGGATGAGCGCCCGGACTGCACGGTGTTGGCCGTCTCGCGCCTTTATCGTACACCGCCCTGGGGAAAGCTGGATCAGGCGGATTTCTTCAATAGCTGCGCGCTGGTCAGCACCACATTGCCGCCCTCCGCGCTGCTTTCGGTCTGTCTCGAACTTGAGCGGGTGATGAAACGCGAGCGTCGGGAGCGCTGGGGCCCGCGCACGCTCGATATCGATATTCTGCTCTATGGTGAACAAAATATCGAGGAGGATCACCTGTCGATCCCGCATCCGCGCATGGTGCAGCGGGCTTTCGTTCTTCAGCCACTCTGCGATATCGGTAGCGCCCTTGTGGTAGAGGGCCGAATGGTGGCCGATTGGCTGGGGCAAGCGGACACCCATGATATCGTCGTCGCCGATACCGATCCGCTTTGGTGGAAGAGGGCTGATACCTGGAGTCTGTCAGGTTCACACTGA
- the gcvH gene encoding glycine cleavage system protein GcvH, whose translation MLKFTSEHEWLQIEGDIAIVGITAHAAEQLGDLVFVELPEVGSTFAKDSQAATVESVKAASDVYCPLDGEVTEINQAIVDDPSLVNSDPRGAGWFFKLKLANPNDAAVLLDEAAYNELIA comes from the coding sequence ATGTTGAAATTCACCTCTGAACATGAATGGCTGCAAATTGAAGGCGATATCGCCATTGTTGGCATTACCGCCCACGCCGCTGAACAGCTTGGCGATCTGGTGTTTGTAGAGCTGCCAGAAGTCGGTAGCACGTTTGCAAAAGACAGTCAGGCCGCAACCGTTGAAAGCGTTAAAGCAGCTTCTGACGTCTATTGTCCGCTGGATGGCGAAGTGACCGAGATCAATCAGGCGATTGTTGATGATCCATCGCTGGTTAATTCCGATCCGCGTGGTGCTGGCTGGTTCTTCAAGCTGAAGCTCGCCAACCCCAATGACGCCGCAGTCCTTCTGGATGAAGCCGCTTACAACGAGCTGATCGCATGA
- a CDS encoding calcium-binding protein — MRPIKFHLLAGGHLQIVGEDENGELFELEVQAGANWIVYGDGSQLHIENTPGYGEPENYKIAELDLSGRNANDVWELLKQISASIDDYIIDYTADNNSNTYVNTMLNAVGINVSSYIDSITPSNVTNGFPGLNANDGAHVAYQEIAFQVSGTDAADIIRGGIWDDVLAGGQGRDDIAGDVGADILVGGAVHEGFKADDLQDGNYVKIYHPEWDDGARDILNGGEGDDVFLVSGSIAVYPTWFADELNRNWVSREC, encoded by the coding sequence TTGCGGCCAATCAAATTTCACCTTCTGGCTGGGGGGCATTTACAAATTGTTGGGGAAGACGAGAATGGCGAGTTGTTTGAATTGGAGGTTCAAGCTGGCGCCAATTGGATTGTCTATGGTGACGGGAGTCAACTTCATATTGAAAATACTCCGGGGTATGGTGAGCCTGAGAATTACAAAATCGCTGAACTCGATCTAAGCGGGCGAAATGCCAACGACGTTTGGGAGCTTTTAAAGCAAATATCGGCGTCGATTGATGATTATATCATAGATTATACGGCTGATAATAATAGTAATACCTATGTAAATACAATGCTAAATGCTGTGGGTATCAACGTTTCTTCTTATATTGACAGCATAACGCCCTCAAATGTCACCAATGGATTTCCGGGCTTGAATGCGAATGATGGTGCCCACGTTGCTTACCAGGAGATCGCTTTTCAGGTTAGCGGAACTGACGCAGCCGATATCATTCGGGGCGGTATCTGGGATGACGTTCTGGCTGGTGGCCAAGGACGTGACGACATCGCTGGAGACGTCGGTGCAGACATATTAGTTGGCGGGGCAGTGCACGAGGGCTTCAAGGCGGATGATCTTCAGGATGGGAATTATGTAAAGATCTACCATCCTGAATGGGACGACGGCGCACGTGACATACTCAATGGCGGTGAAGGGGATGACGTTTTTCTGGTTTCTGGCTCGATTGCTGTTTATCCTACTTGGTTTGCAGATGAGCTTAACAGGAATTGGGTTTCGAGAGAGTGCTGA
- a CDS encoding DUF922 domain-containing Zn-dependent protease, which yields MAKRKGTLVCAALVSRVIASGVVLVVIGTAGMAQAETIVRKSTVYFPIGGRTATDLDHELERKGPHTVSTGTRHPGATRIRFGGTMDYVRHRGSCAIGNIKVTVSIKVIVPRWKNRGSANPQLGLIWDTLSADINRHESRHAEIAVQHARDLDQKLKALPSATSCEELQEEVSMLTDQVTQEHDADQLRFDRIEAVNFNDRIMRLLKYRYTKTQAHHD from the coding sequence ATGGCCAAAAGAAAAGGCACTCTGGTTTGTGCCGCGCTCGTCTCCCGCGTGATCGCCTCCGGCGTGGTACTCGTTGTCATCGGCACGGCAGGCATGGCGCAGGCGGAAACCATTGTCCGCAAATCAACCGTCTATTTCCCGATTGGCGGGCGGACAGCGACTGATCTCGACCACGAACTGGAGCGCAAAGGCCCGCACACAGTCAGCACCGGAACTCGCCACCCGGGCGCGACCCGCATCCGTTTTGGCGGCACCATGGACTATGTTCGTCATCGGGGCAGCTGTGCGATTGGCAACATCAAGGTGACGGTATCGATCAAGGTGATTGTGCCGCGCTGGAAAAACCGCGGATCGGCCAACCCGCAACTGGGATTGATCTGGGATACGCTATCGGCCGATATCAACCGCCATGAATCCCGCCATGCCGAAATCGCCGTGCAGCACGCCCGCGACCTCGATCAAAAGTTAAAGGCTCTACCCAGCGCCACCTCCTGCGAAGAGCTTCAGGAAGAGGTCTCGATGTTGACGGATCAGGTCACGCAGGAACACGACGCCGACCAGTTGCGGTTTGACCGCATCGAAGCGGTTAATTTCAACGACCGGATCATGAGGCTGCTGAAATATCGCTACACGAAGACGCAAGCCCATCACGACTGA
- a CDS encoding 2Fe-2S iron-sulfur cluster-binding protein, which translates to MTQLTIVAFDGTRFDLDAADGSTVMENAVRNSVPGIDAECGGACACATCHVYVDEAWVEKTGGPAPMEEDMLDFATDVRPNSRLSCQIKIAPALAGLVVHVPERQG; encoded by the coding sequence ATGACCCAGTTGACCATTGTCGCCTTTGATGGCACCCGCTTTGACCTTGATGCCGCCGATGGCTCGACCGTGATGGAAAATGCCGTGCGCAATTCGGTTCCCGGTATTGATGCCGAATGCGGCGGCGCCTGCGCCTGCGCCACCTGTCATGTCTATGTGGATGAGGCCTGGGTTGAAAAGACGGGTGGTCCGGCGCCGATGGAAGAGGATATGCTGGATTTCGCCACTGATGTACGGCCCAATTCCAGGCTTTCCTGTCAGATCAAGATCGCCCCGGCGCTGGCCGGTCTTGTGGTGCATGTGCCGGAGCGCCAAGGCTAG
- the folB gene encoding dihydroneopterin aldolase, with protein MAETYTITLKNCGFFARHGLHEQEKFLGQRFFIDAELELRFSSALETDELAGTVDYGVAFNLIEEIVTGKRRYLIEALALDIAKSLCERFEQILRAKITVRKPSAPITGMLDYVEVSVDHHR; from the coding sequence ATGGCTGAGACCTATACAATAACACTAAAGAATTGCGGGTTTTTCGCCCGTCACGGCCTGCATGAGCAGGAGAAGTTTCTGGGCCAGCGGTTTTTCATCGATGCCGAACTGGAACTGCGGTTTTCCTCGGCTCTGGAAACCGATGAATTGGCCGGAACGGTGGATTATGGCGTGGCCTTCAACCTCATTGAAGAGATCGTCACCGGCAAGCGGCGCTATCTGATCGAGGCTTTGGCGCTGGATATCGCCAAATCGCTATGTGAGAGGTTCGAACAGATTCTGCGGGCGAAAATCACTGTGCGCAAGCCGAGCGCGCCGATTACCGGCATGCTCGATTATGTCGAGGTTTCCGTTGACCATCATCGATAA